The Nevskiales bacterium genome contains a region encoding:
- the ccmA gene encoding cytochrome c biogenesis heme-transporting ATPase CcmA, which produces MNPAPEGLSADSLACRRGGRQLFAGLSFELRVGEVLQVVGANGSGKTTLLRILCGLRAPDAGSVRWQGRPIAEADDAYTESLSYLGFQSGLKLDLSPRENLAFARCLARGQRRSAAQALELLRLDTYADRPCRQLSTGQLRRVALARLLMQDTPLWILDEPLTGLDQAARTDFEQALFAHAGDGGMVVLTTHHPIRDGARLRQLELGR; this is translated from the coding sequence ATGAATCCCGCACCCGAAGGCCTCAGCGCCGATTCACTGGCCTGCCGGCGCGGCGGACGCCAGCTGTTCGCGGGCCTGTCCTTCGAGCTGCGCGTCGGCGAGGTCCTGCAGGTGGTCGGCGCCAACGGCAGCGGCAAGACCACGCTGCTGCGCATCCTCTGCGGGCTGCGCGCGCCGGACGCAGGCTCGGTCCGCTGGCAGGGACGGCCCATTGCCGAGGCCGATGACGCCTACACCGAGTCGCTGTCCTACCTGGGTTTCCAGTCCGGACTCAAGCTCGACCTCAGCCCGCGCGAGAACCTGGCCTTCGCGCGCTGCCTGGCACGTGGCCAGCGCCGCTCCGCGGCGCAGGCCTTGGAACTGCTGCGCCTGGACACCTATGCGGACCGGCCCTGTCGGCAGCTGTCCACCGGGCAGCTGCGCCGTGTCGCGCTGGCGCGCCTGCTGATGCAGGACACGCCCCTGTGGATTCTGGACGAACCGCTCACCGGCCTGGATCAGGCCGCGCGCACGGACTTCGAGCAGGCGCTGTTCGCGCATGCCGGCGACGGCGGCATGGTGGTCTTGACCACGCATCATCCGATCCGCGACGGCGCACGACTGCGGCAACTGGAGCTGGGTCGATGA